A genomic stretch from Bordetella sp. N includes:
- a CDS encoding NAD(P)/FAD-dependent oxidoreductase, producing the protein MRRRTFLLGTAVGAAALGTAARLAIRETTPTVAYPGMREGHWLRDAGVLPAPTGEQRAGVAILGAGVAGLSCAWQLARRGHRDFVVLAGPEFGGNASGGGEGDLAYPRGAHYLPLPSRASTHVREMLAEFGVILDGAQTERPYLDEAAIVHGLDERLLIDGHWQDALVPPGATPAEQAQHDAFFRYVDGLRDAVGKDGRKLFCIPIALSSQDAEWRALDRLTFKQWLLDHGYVSPALHWYLDYCCRDDYGAPHDRVSAWAGLHYFCSRDGHASNAPDGAVLTWPNGLARMVAYLQASITRHLGHERWLLSGTAMRVEEQGHEVNVLVADSFGAAGAAPVTRTLRADRVVCAMPLFVAAHVVRGMAGYGYDHAVHQSPHAPWLVSNFTLDGFPPELAGAPLAWDNVVYDGSGRDRPGRDRPGRDRPGLGYVVSTHQLIRVAPPPRTVFTAYQAVSTDTPEQARRWLAQADPRELRDQVAVDLLAAYDDTFWRQARSLDITVRGHAMATPAPGYLSNPGLAALRAVDGRVLFAHADLSGYSVFEEASWWGVRAAARILGEA; encoded by the coding sequence ATGCGGCGCCGTACCTTCCTGCTCGGCACGGCGGTGGGCGCGGCGGCGCTGGGCACCGCGGCCCGCCTGGCGATCCGGGAAACCACGCCCACCGTTGCCTATCCGGGCATGCGCGAGGGGCATTGGCTGCGCGACGCCGGGGTATTGCCGGCGCCGACGGGTGAACAGCGCGCCGGCGTGGCCATCCTGGGCGCCGGCGTGGCGGGCCTGTCCTGCGCCTGGCAGCTGGCGCGCCGTGGCCATCGCGACTTTGTCGTGCTGGCGGGGCCCGAGTTCGGCGGCAATGCGTCGGGCGGGGGCGAGGGCGACCTGGCCTATCCGCGCGGCGCGCATTACCTGCCCCTGCCGTCGCGGGCCAGCACGCATGTGCGCGAAATGCTGGCGGAATTCGGCGTCATCCTTGACGGCGCGCAGACGGAACGTCCCTATCTGGATGAAGCGGCCATCGTGCATGGCCTGGATGAACGCCTGCTGATCGATGGCCACTGGCAGGACGCGCTGGTGCCGCCCGGCGCCACGCCGGCGGAACAGGCCCAGCACGACGCCTTCTTCCGTTATGTCGACGGCCTGCGCGACGCCGTGGGCAAGGATGGCCGCAAGTTGTTCTGCATTCCCATCGCGCTGTCGTCGCAGGATGCCGAGTGGCGCGCGCTGGATCGCCTGACCTTCAAGCAATGGCTGCTGGATCATGGCTATGTCTCGCCCGCCCTGCATTGGTATCTGGACTATTGCTGCCGGGACGACTACGGCGCGCCGCATGATCGCGTCTCGGCGTGGGCCGGGCTGCACTATTTCTGTTCGCGCGACGGCCACGCCAGTAACGCGCCGGATGGCGCCGTGTTGACGTGGCCCAACGGGCTGGCGCGCATGGTGGCGTATCTGCAGGCCTCCATCACCCGCCATCTGGGGCATGAGCGCTGGCTGCTGTCGGGCACCGCCATGCGCGTGGAGGAACAGGGGCATGAGGTGAACGTCCTGGTGGCGGACAGCTTCGGCGCGGCGGGCGCGGCACCGGTCACGCGCACCCTGCGTGCCGATCGGGTGGTCTGCGCCATGCCCTTGTTCGTCGCGGCCCATGTAGTGCGTGGCATGGCGGGTTATGGGTATGACCATGCCGTGCATCAATCGCCGCATGCGCCCTGGCTGGTGTCGAATTTCACCCTGGACGGTTTTCCGCCCGAATTGGCGGGAGCGCCGCTGGCCTGGGACAACGTGGTGTATGACGGGTCGGGTCGCGACAGGCCGGGCCGCGATAGGCCGGGCCGCGACAGGCCGGGCCTGGGTTATGTCGTGTCTACCCATCAACTGATCCGGGTGGCGCCGCCGCCGCGCACGGTGTTTACCGCGTATCAGGCGGTCAGCACCGACACGCCTGAACAGGCCCGGCGCTGGCTGGCCCAGGCCGACCCGCGTGAACTGCGCGATCAGGTCGCCGTCGATTTGCTGGCGGCCTATGACGACACTTTCTGGCGCCAGGCCCGCAGCCTGGATATCACCGTGCGTGGGCATGCCATGGCGACGCCGGCGCCCGGATACCTGAGCAATCCTGGTCTGGCGGCCCTGCGCGCCGTCGACGGCCGCGTGCTGTTCGCGCACGCGGACCTGTCGGGTTATTCGGTCTTCGAGGAAGCTTCCTGGTGGGGCGTGCGGGCCGCCGCGCGCATCCTGGGCGAAGCGTGA
- a CDS encoding polyamine aminopropyltransferase: protein MRDRALILSVLIVASCGLGYELIGSALASYLLGDSILQFSTVIGCYLFAMGVGSWFSRYVPDDRVLDRFIEVELLVGLVGGVSAAVLFLVFAWVAAPFRTALYVCVFVIGLLVGMEIPLVMRIFNRQRTEFRELVSKVLAFDYLGALAVSLVFPLLLAPYLGLLRTGFLFGILNASVSLWTAWLFREHLTRPKDKVWRASLVIGLLAVGFALSGQMTGWAERGLYGDQVIHAETTRYQRLVVTRWHDDLRLHINGNLQFSSRDEHRYHEALVHPGLDAVPWARNVLVLGGGDGLAVREILKHKNIEHITLVDLDPEMTRLFSTSAPLVELNQGSLKDPRVTVINADAGAWLESNTNVYDFIVVDFPDPTNFGLGRLYSTPIFRLMARHLSEKGYMVVQSTSPYFAPHSYWSINSTLKEAGLHTWPYHCYVPSFGDWGFILTSKRADYTVPERVSVPTRYLDGPTTKELFHFPVDMPTLDMPPNRLNEQSLVRYFDEDWRKVIR from the coding sequence ATGCGTGATCGCGCGCTGATACTTTCTGTATTGATTGTTGCATCATGTGGCCTAGGCTATGAACTTATAGGAAGCGCGCTCGCGAGTTATCTCCTGGGCGACTCCATTCTGCAGTTCTCCACGGTAATTGGTTGTTACCTATTCGCCATGGGCGTGGGGTCCTGGTTCTCGCGCTATGTGCCGGATGATCGCGTGCTCGACCGCTTCATCGAAGTCGAGTTGCTGGTGGGCCTGGTCGGCGGCGTGTCGGCCGCGGTGTTGTTCCTGGTCTTCGCGTGGGTCGCGGCGCCTTTTCGCACCGCGCTATATGTATGCGTGTTCGTGATCGGCCTGCTGGTGGGCATGGAGATCCCGCTGGTGATGCGCATCTTCAACCGCCAACGCACTGAATTCCGTGAGTTGGTCAGCAAGGTGCTGGCCTTCGACTATCTGGGCGCGCTGGCGGTGTCGCTGGTGTTTCCGTTGCTGCTGGCGCCTTATCTGGGATTGCTGCGCACGGGATTCCTCTTCGGCATCCTCAATGCCAGCGTGTCCTTGTGGACGGCCTGGTTGTTCCGCGAGCACCTGACCAGGCCCAAGGACAAAGTATGGCGCGCGTCCCTGGTGATCGGCCTGCTGGCGGTGGGCTTCGCCTTGTCGGGGCAGATGACGGGCTGGGCCGAGCGCGGCCTGTATGGCGACCAGGTCATCCACGCCGAGACCACGCGCTATCAGCGCCTGGTGGTGACGCGCTGGCATGACGACCTGCGCCTGCACATCAACGGCAACCTGCAGTTTTCCTCGCGCGACGAGCATCGCTATCACGAAGCTCTGGTGCATCCTGGCCTGGACGCCGTGCCCTGGGCGCGCAATGTCCTGGTGCTGGGCGGCGGCGATGGCCTGGCGGTGCGCGAGATCCTCAAGCACAAGAACATCGAGCACATCACGCTGGTCGACCTGGATCCGGAGATGACGCGCTTGTTCTCCACGTCGGCGCCCCTGGTCGAATTGAACCAGGGGTCGTTGAAGGATCCCCGCGTGACGGTGATCAATGCCGACGCCGGCGCATGGCTGGAGTCGAACACCAACGTCTATGACTTCATCGTGGTGGACTTTCCCGATCCCACCAACTTCGGCCTGGGCCGCCTGTACTCCACGCCCATCTTCCGCTTGATGGCACGCCATCTGTCGGAGAAGGGCTATATGGTGGTGCAATCGACATCGCCGTACTTCGCGCCGCATTCCTACTGGAGCATCAATTCCACGTTGAAGGAAGCCGGCCTGCATACGTGGCCCTACCACTGCTACGTGCCGTCCTTCGGCGACTGGGGTTTCATCCTTACCAGCAAGCGCGCCGACTACACGGTGCCGGAACGCGTGTCCGTGCCCACGCGCTATCTGGACGGGCCCACCACGAAGGAGCTGTTCCACTTCCCGGTCGACATGCCGACCCTGGACATGCCGCCTAACCGTCTGAACGAACAGTCGCTGGTGCGTTACTTCGACGAAGACTGGCGCAAGGTCATCCGCTGA
- a CDS encoding DUF350 domain-containing protein, translating to MLTTPAYAYLIYMVSALVMLGLFAVIYSRITAFDEMALIRAGNAAATLSYCGALVGFSLTLYSSIATHASYEMFLAWAAGAMVMQVVAYSIAARVIRGMNQAIHDNNVAMGGLMGGLSLSVGIINAACLT from the coding sequence ATGCTTACGACGCCGGCCTACGCCTATTTGATTTACATGGTGTCCGCTCTGGTGATGCTTGGCCTTTTCGCCGTCATCTACTCCAGGATCACGGCCTTCGATGAGATGGCCCTGATCCGTGCCGGCAATGCCGCGGCCACCTTGTCTTATTGCGGCGCGCTGGTCGGCTTCAGCCTGACCCTGTATTCCAGCATCGCCACGCATGCCAGCTATGAAATGTTCCTGGCCTGGGCCGCCGGCGCGATGGTCATGCAGGTCGTCGCCTATTCCATCGCTGCCCGCGTCATACGCGGGATGAACCAGGCCATCCACGACAACAACGTCGCGATGGGGGGCCTGATGGGCGGGCTTTCACTTTCGGTGGGCATCATCAACGCCGCCTGCCTTACCTGA
- a CDS encoding SPFH domain-containing protein codes for MSLGSFIRKQFIDILQWNEDTDGVLAWRHPMQDFEIQYGASLTVRESQMAVFINEGKVADVFGPGMYKLTTQTLPVLTYLKNWDKLFESPFKSDVVFFSTRLQLGRRWGTAQPVTIRDSEFGMVRVRAFGIYSYRIADPGLFYREISGTRDTYTVDDLEEQLRNMVVATMSSTLGSSSVPFIDMAANQGLMSQSISTALGPVFERYGVKLDNFTVENVSLPEELQKALDTRIAIGMSGDLNKYTQYQTASSIPLAAQNEGGIAGVGAGLAAGAALGQTMAAGLGSLTGQGQGQGQGQGQGAAAAGAGAAAGAAAAGGGGADPAQRLQQLKGMLDQNLITQQDYDTAKAEILKRLTGG; via the coding sequence ATGAGCCTCGGTTCATTCATTCGCAAGCAGTTTATCGACATCCTCCAGTGGAACGAGGATACCGATGGCGTCCTCGCCTGGCGCCACCCCATGCAGGATTTCGAAATCCAGTACGGCGCCAGCCTGACCGTGCGCGAATCGCAGATGGCCGTCTTCATCAATGAAGGCAAGGTCGCAGACGTGTTCGGTCCGGGCATGTACAAGCTGACCACGCAGACGCTGCCGGTCCTGACGTACCTGAAGAACTGGGACAAGCTGTTCGAGTCGCCCTTCAAGTCGGACGTGGTGTTCTTCAGCACCCGCCTGCAGCTGGGCCGGCGCTGGGGCACCGCGCAGCCGGTGACGATACGCGACAGCGAATTCGGCATGGTGCGCGTGCGCGCGTTCGGCATCTATTCGTATCGCATCGCCGATCCCGGCCTGTTCTATCGCGAGATCAGCGGCACGCGCGACACCTACACGGTGGACGACCTGGAAGAACAGCTGCGCAATATGGTCGTCGCGACCATGAGCAGCACCCTGGGCAGTTCTTCGGTGCCCTTCATCGACATGGCCGCCAACCAGGGGCTGATGTCGCAAAGCATTTCTACGGCGCTGGGGCCGGTGTTCGAGCGCTACGGCGTCAAGCTGGACAACTTCACGGTGGAAAACGTTTCGCTGCCGGAAGAGTTGCAGAAGGCTTTGGACACCCGTATCGCCATCGGCATGAGCGGCGATCTGAACAAGTACACGCAGTACCAGACCGCCAGCTCGATTCCTCTGGCCGCGCAGAACGAAGGCGGCATCGCCGGCGTCGGTGCTGGCCTGGCCGCGGGCGCGGCCCTGGGCCAGACCATGGCCGCGGGGCTGGGTTCGCTGACCGGGCAGGGGCAAGGCCAGGGTCAAGGGCAGGGACAAGGCGCAGCGGCAGCGGGCGCCGGTGCTGCGGCGGGTGCGGCCGCGGCCGGCGGCGGTGGCGCGGATCCCGCCCAGCGCCTGCAACAGCTCAAGGGCATGCTGGACCAGAACCTGATCACCCAGCAGGATTACGACACCGCCAAGGCGGAGATCCTCAAGCGGCTCACGGGGGGCTGA
- a CDS encoding DUF4178 domain-containing protein: MQRILCPQCGAPVEFKSAASVMAVCGSCRSTLLKDAESVKRIGEMAEVLEDYSPIQITSTGKYEGKRFDVVGRLQLRYEAGFWNEWYVWFEDGTDGWLSDASGQYAVTRTRPSKDKDPALPPFDSLAPGKELKLDGKIYYAADLRRCRAVSGQGELPFAVGADGYEAVVADFRALDEFLTLDYSDAPTPQVYLGKAYSLDDMQRGSLRAEHLVEESAGNYVGKIKALDCPSCGAPISFAAAVATQVICPNCRAQVDCSGETAEVLAKQKKVASIQTTLSLGAKATIDNAAYTLIGLMQCEDPDPEESSRWIEYLLYSQQKGFLWLVESDDGWDKVRVCDRWPSPVSDKRYSYEGKRYDKLYDYDSVVKLALGAFNWRVKVGDVSHITDFGLGNGKLTRETADAELGWSVSERVGAAQVGRWFNFPELGKVKEKSPDKSNSLSGVAIFACVAMLFFNADELENGHWLSMIVGGVFIWLPVWIQNKLRDN; this comes from the coding sequence ATGCAACGCATCCTGTGTCCCCAGTGTGGCGCGCCCGTCGAGTTCAAGTCCGCGGCGTCGGTCATGGCCGTGTGCGGCTCCTGCCGCAGCACGCTGCTGAAAGACGCGGAGTCGGTCAAGCGCATCGGCGAAATGGCCGAGGTGCTGGAAGATTACTCCCCGATCCAGATCACCAGCACCGGCAAGTACGAAGGCAAGCGCTTCGACGTCGTCGGGCGGCTGCAACTGCGTTACGAAGCCGGTTTCTGGAATGAGTGGTACGTGTGGTTCGAGGATGGCACGGATGGCTGGCTGTCCGATGCCTCCGGCCAGTACGCCGTCACGCGCACCCGCCCGTCCAAGGACAAGGATCCGGCGCTGCCGCCCTTCGATTCCCTGGCGCCGGGCAAGGAACTGAAGCTGGACGGCAAGATTTACTACGCCGCCGACCTGCGGCGCTGCCGGGCTGTGTCGGGCCAGGGCGAGCTGCCCTTCGCCGTGGGCGCGGACGGCTATGAAGCCGTAGTCGCGGATTTCCGCGCGCTGGACGAATTCCTGACCCTGGACTATTCGGATGCGCCCACGCCCCAGGTCTATCTGGGCAAGGCCTATTCGCTGGATGACATGCAGCGCGGGTCCTTGCGCGCGGAGCATCTGGTCGAGGAAAGCGCGGGCAACTATGTCGGCAAGATCAAGGCGCTGGACTGCCCCAGTTGCGGCGCGCCCATCTCCTTCGCCGCCGCCGTCGCCACGCAGGTGATCTGCCCGAACTGCCGCGCGCAGGTGGATTGTTCGGGCGAGACCGCCGAGGTCCTGGCCAAGCAGAAGAAAGTGGCGTCCATCCAGACCACGCTGTCGCTCGGCGCCAAGGCCACCATCGACAATGCGGCCTACACCTTGATCGGTCTGATGCAGTGCGAGGACCCCGATCCCGAAGAATCATCGCGGTGGATCGAATACCTGCTGTATAGCCAGCAGAAGGGTTTTCTGTGGCTGGTGGAAAGCGACGACGGGTGGGACAAGGTGCGCGTGTGCGACCGCTGGCCCTCGCCGGTGTCGGACAAGCGTTATTCCTACGAGGGCAAGCGCTACGACAAGCTGTACGACTATGACTCGGTGGTGAAACTGGCGCTGGGAGCTTTCAACTGGCGCGTGAAAGTGGGCGACGTGTCGCACATCACGGACTTCGGGCTGGGCAATGGCAAGCTGACGCGGGAGACCGCGGACGCCGAGCTGGGCTGGTCGGTGTCGGAGCGGGTGGGCGCGGCGCAGGTCGGACGCTGGTTCAACTTTCCGGAACTGGGCAAGGTCAAGGAGAAGAGTCCGGACAAGTCGAACAGCTTGTCCGGGGTCGCCATCTTCGCCTGCGTGGCCATGTTGTTCTTCAACGCAGATGAATTGGAAAACGGCCATTGGCTGTCCATGATTGTCGGCGGGGTGTTCATCTGGCTGCCTGTCTGGATCCAAAACAAGCTTCGGGATAATTGA